A portion of the Streptomyces sp. YPW6 genome contains these proteins:
- the mtnA gene encoding S-methyl-5-thioribose-1-phosphate isomerase — translation MADQDAQSSVGFEPPALSVLRWDEPPEGPVLVLLDQTRLPAEEVELVCTDVPALVRAIQTLAVRGAPLLGIAGGYGVALAAARGFDVAEAAGLLEGARPTAVNLGYGVRRVAAAYWAAAGKGEGDEAAAAAALAEARVLHGEDAQASRRMAEYGEALLEELLPGRAYQLLTHCNTGALVSGGEGTAFAVALRVHRQGRLRRLWVDETRPLLQGARLTAYEAARNGLAYSLLTDNAAGSLFAAGEVDAVLIGADRIAADGSVANKVGSYPLAVLAKYHHVPFIVVAPTTTVDLETPDGTSIIVEQRSGQEVTELTSPQGVSAGGGGGIVVAPLGAPAYNPAFDVTPPELITAIVTEEGAISPVTGVGLAELCARSSQVTIS, via the coding sequence ATGGCTGATCAGGACGCGCAATCATCGGTGGGCTTCGAGCCTCCCGCGCTTTCCGTACTCCGCTGGGACGAGCCTCCGGAAGGCCCCGTGCTGGTGCTTCTCGACCAGACGCGGCTGCCCGCCGAGGAGGTCGAGCTGGTGTGCACCGATGTGCCCGCGCTGGTGCGGGCGATCCAGACGCTGGCGGTACGAGGAGCCCCGCTGCTCGGGATCGCCGGGGGCTACGGGGTGGCGCTCGCGGCGGCGAGGGGCTTCGACGTCGCGGAGGCGGCGGGACTGCTGGAGGGGGCGCGGCCCACCGCGGTGAACCTCGGTTACGGGGTGCGGCGGGTGGCGGCGGCCTACTGGGCGGCCGCCGGGAAGGGAGAGGGCGACGAGGCTGCCGCCGCGGCGGCGCTGGCCGAGGCGCGGGTGCTGCACGGGGAGGATGCGCAGGCCAGCAGGCGTATGGCCGAGTACGGCGAGGCGCTGCTGGAGGAGCTGCTGCCGGGCCGGGCGTACCAGCTGCTGACTCACTGCAACACCGGGGCGCTGGTCTCGGGGGGCGAGGGGACGGCGTTCGCGGTGGCGTTGCGGGTGCACCGGCAGGGTCGGCTGCGACGGCTGTGGGTGGACGAGACGCGGCCGCTGCTCCAGGGGGCGCGTCTGACCGCCTACGAGGCGGCACGGAACGGGCTGGCGTACAGCCTGCTCACGGACAACGCGGCGGGGTCCCTGTTCGCGGCGGGAGAGGTAGACGCGGTACTCATAGGCGCCGACCGCATCGCCGCGGACGGCTCGGTGGCCAACAAGGTGGGGAGCTATCCGCTGGCGGTGCTCGCGAAGTACCACCACGTGCCGTTCATCGTGGTGGCGCCGACGACGACGGTGGATCTGGAGACCCCGGACGGCACATCGATCATCGTCGAGCAGCGTTCCGGGCAAGAAGTGACGGAGCTCACATCGCCGCAAGGTGTGTCGGCCGGTGGTGGAGGCGGGATCGTCGTCGCACCCCTCGGAGCCCCGGCGTACAACCCGGCCTTCGACGTCACACCGCCGGAACTGATCACGGCGATCGTCACCGAGGAGGGGGCGATTTCCCCGGTCACGGGGGTCGGACTGGCCGAGCTGTGTGCCAGGTCATCGCAGGTAACGATTAGCTAA
- a CDS encoding RDD family protein, producing MSELVTGDAVVLGLRPARLPSRALACAIDLAVTLAAFLLVSMVLGIASAALDEAAVAAIGVASFLLVLIGGPVAVETLSQGRSLGKLACGLRVVRDDGGPIRFRHALVRGAMGLVEILLTFGAVASIASLVSARGRRIGDVFAGTLVIRERVAATGRSVAVPPPPPWLVGRFAELDLSGVPDELWSAIRQYLTRMQQLDPGVGRSIAERLAGELVARTGAAAPQGVPAAAFLAAVVHERQSRDARRLFAGSRAGGYVEGSVAPGAAGAGGFGGGARVGGGNRVVGTSGSVGGGPSVGGGQFAAGDRSPAGVHPVGGNESVDGRGSGGGSPAGAGFRSGADGVGDDRQRRGGAASGGFAPPG from the coding sequence ATGAGTGAGCTGGTGACCGGTGACGCGGTCGTTCTGGGCTTGAGGCCTGCTCGGCTGCCCAGCCGGGCGCTGGCGTGCGCCATCGATCTGGCGGTGACGCTCGCCGCCTTCCTTCTGGTGTCGATGGTGCTGGGCATCGCTTCCGCCGCCCTCGATGAGGCGGCCGTCGCGGCGATCGGGGTCGCCTCGTTCCTCCTGGTCCTGATCGGCGGACCCGTCGCGGTGGAGACGCTCAGTCAGGGGCGCTCGCTGGGGAAGCTGGCCTGCGGACTGCGGGTGGTGCGGGACGACGGCGGGCCGATCCGGTTCCGGCACGCGCTCGTGCGGGGGGCCATGGGGCTCGTCGAGATTCTGCTGACCTTCGGCGCCGTGGCCTCCATCGCGTCCCTGGTGTCGGCGCGGGGGCGCCGGATCGGTGATGTGTTCGCCGGAACGCTGGTGATCCGGGAGCGCGTCGCCGCGACGGGACGGTCCGTCGCCGTGCCGCCTCCCCCGCCCTGGCTGGTCGGCCGGTTCGCGGAGCTGGATCTGTCGGGCGTACCGGACGAGCTCTGGTCGGCGATCCGGCAGTACCTGACGCGGATGCAGCAGCTGGACCCCGGCGTGGGTCGGTCGATCGCGGAGCGGCTGGCCGGTGAGCTGGTCGCGCGGACGGGGGCGGCCGCGCCGCAGGGCGTTCCCGCGGCCGCGTTTCTGGCCGCGGTGGTGCACGAGCGGCAGTCCCGGGATGCTCGGCGCCTGTTCGCGGGTTCACGGGCCGGGGGGTACGTCGAGGGCTCCGTGGCTCCAGGGGCCGCGGGGGCCGGTGGGTTCGGCGGGGGTGCCCGCGTTGGTGGGGGGAACCGGGTGGTCGGTACAAGCGGGTCTGTCGGTGGGGGGCCCTCCGTCGGTGGGGGCCAGTTTGCCGCGGGGGACCGCTCGCCCGCCGGGGTGCACCCTGTCGGTGGGAACGAATCTGTGGATGGGAGGGGATCCGGCGGTGGGAGTCCCGCCGGGGCCGGTTTCCGGTCGGGAGCCGATGGCGTCGGTGATGACCGGCAGCGGCGTGGGGGTGCTGCCTCGGGCGGATTCGCTCCGCCCGGCTAG
- a CDS encoding DUF4129 domain-containing protein, protein MSGAGGITTARQDIAAGDIPVDTPRLPAREAAESELSKPMYHENDPNFLQRALNQFWDWVAGVFDAAAGAAPGGPAGLAVLVVIVIGLAAALWWRLGTPQRSSRSTDTLFDSAGPRSAAQHRAAAEAHAAALRWTEAVQERMRAIVRSLEERALLAPRPGRTADEAAAETGRTLPEHTARLHAAARSFDDVTYGGRTADQSAYLSLRTLDLELDEAKPLLPGTSRGATG, encoded by the coding sequence GTGTCGGGGGCGGGGGGCATCACCACAGCACGGCAGGACATCGCAGCGGGCGACATACCCGTGGACACGCCACGGCTGCCCGCACGGGAGGCGGCCGAGAGCGAGCTGTCCAAGCCGATGTACCACGAGAACGATCCGAACTTCCTCCAGCGCGCCCTGAACCAGTTCTGGGACTGGGTCGCCGGAGTGTTCGACGCCGCCGCCGGGGCAGCCCCCGGCGGCCCGGCCGGGCTCGCCGTCCTGGTCGTCATCGTCATCGGCCTGGCCGCCGCCCTCTGGTGGCGGCTCGGCACCCCACAACGCTCCTCCCGGAGCACGGACACGCTCTTCGACAGCGCGGGCCCCCGCAGCGCGGCCCAGCACCGTGCCGCCGCCGAAGCACACGCCGCGGCGCTGCGCTGGACCGAGGCCGTCCAGGAACGCATGCGCGCCATCGTCCGGTCCCTGGAGGAGCGCGCCCTGCTCGCCCCCCGCCCGGGCCGCACCGCGGACGAAGCCGCAGCCGAAACAGGCCGTACCCTCCCCGAGCACACGGCCCGGCTGCACGCCGCCGCCCGAAGCTTCGACGACGTCACATACGGCGGGCGCACGGCGGACCAGTCGGCATACCTGTCCCTGCGCACCCTCGACCTCGAACTCGACGAGGCGAAGCCGTTGCTGCCCGGAACCTCCCGAGGAGCCACCGGATGA
- the ahcY gene encoding adenosylhomocysteinase: MTTTNRQDFKVADLSLAPFGRKEITLAEHEMPGLMSIREEFAAARPLAGARITGSLHMTVQTAVLIETLVALGAEVRWASCNIFSTQDHAAAAIAVGPEGTPEAPAGVPVFAWKGETLEEYWWCTEQALTWPGTPTGGPNMILDDGGDATLLVHKGVEFEKAGAVPDPSTADSEEYAHILTLLNRTLGEAPQKWTQLASEIRGVTEETTTGVHRLYEMHRDGSLLFPAINVNDAVTKSKFDNKYGCRHSLIDGINRATDVLIGGKTAVVFGYGDVGKGCAESLRGQGARVIITEIDPICALQAAMDGYQVTTLDEVVETADIFITTTGNKDIIMAKDMARMKHQAIVGNIGHFDNEIDMAGLARIEGVVKDEVKPQVHTWTFPDGKVLIVLSEGRLLNLGNATGHPSFVMSNSFADQTLAQIELFTKPEAYPTDVYVLPKHLDEKVARLHLDALGVKLTALRPEQAAYIGVEVEGPYKPDHYRY; the protein is encoded by the coding sequence ATGACGACGACCAACCGCCAGGACTTCAAGGTCGCCGATCTCTCCCTCGCCCCGTTCGGGCGTAAGGAGATCACGCTTGCCGAGCATGAGATGCCCGGTCTGATGTCGATCCGTGAGGAGTTCGCCGCTGCCCGGCCGCTGGCTGGTGCCCGGATCACCGGTTCGCTGCACATGACGGTGCAGACCGCTGTGCTGATCGAGACCCTCGTCGCCCTGGGTGCGGAGGTCCGGTGGGCGTCCTGCAACATCTTCTCCACCCAGGACCACGCGGCTGCCGCGATCGCGGTCGGTCCGGAGGGTACTCCGGAGGCTCCTGCGGGTGTCCCGGTGTTCGCCTGGAAGGGGGAGACGCTGGAGGAGTACTGGTGGTGCACGGAGCAGGCGCTGACCTGGCCGGGTACTCCCACGGGGGGCCCGAACATGATCCTGGACGACGGTGGGGACGCCACTCTCCTTGTTCACAAGGGTGTGGAGTTCGAGAAGGCGGGAGCGGTCCCGGACCCGTCGACGGCGGACAGTGAGGAGTACGCCCACATCCTGACTCTGCTGAACCGGACTCTGGGTGAGGCCCCGCAGAAGTGGACGCAGCTGGCGTCGGAGATCCGTGGTGTCACGGAGGAGACGACGACGGGTGTGCACCGCCTGTACGAGATGCACCGTGACGGGTCTCTGCTGTTCCCGGCGATCAATGTGAACGACGCGGTGACGAAGTCGAAGTTCGACAACAAGTACGGGTGCCGTCACTCCCTGATCGACGGGATCAACCGTGCCACCGATGTTCTGATCGGCGGGAAGACCGCTGTGGTGTTCGGGTACGGGGATGTGGGCAAGGGGTGTGCGGAGTCGCTGCGGGGGCAGGGCGCCCGGGTGATCATCACGGAGATCGACCCGATCTGTGCGCTGCAGGCGGCGATGGACGGTTATCAGGTGACGACGCTGGACGAGGTGGTGGAGACGGCGGACATCTTCATCACCACGACGGGCAACAAGGACATCATCATGGCCAAGGACATGGCCCGGATGAAGCACCAGGCGATCGTGGGGAACATCGGCCACTTCGACAACGAGATCGACATGGCCGGTCTGGCCCGGATCGAGGGTGTCGTCAAGGACGAGGTCAAGCCGCAGGTCCACACCTGGACGTTCCCCGACGGCAAGGTTCTCATCGTGCTGTCCGAGGGCCGTCTGCTGAACCTGGGCAACGCGACCGGGCACCCCTCGTTCGTGATGTCGAACAGCTTCGCCGACCAGACGCTCGCGCAGATCGAGCTGTTCACGAAGCCCGAGGCGTACCCGACCGACGTGTACGTGCTGCCCAAGCACCTCGACGAGAAGGTCGCCCGTCTCCACCTCGACGCCCTCGGCGTCAAGCTCACGGCCCTGCGCCCCGAGCAGGCGGCGTACATCGGCGTCGAGGTCGAAGGACCGTACAAGCCCGACCACTACCGCTACTGA
- a CDS encoding stage II sporulation protein M, which produces MDLDVFVTAHRTEWDRLEHLLRRGRRLTGAEADELVVLYQRTATHLSLIQSSSSDPLLTGRLTQLVARARSTVTGTRKASWRDAARFLTTGFPAAVYRSRHWWVPTAVLSTVVAALLGWWIGTHPEVQAAIAAPEDLRAMTRPGGEYETYYSSHPAASFAAQVWTNNAQAAALCLVLGAFLCIPVIWILFLNMLNLGVGIGLMSSAGRLDVFLGLVLPHGLLELTAVFVAAGTGLRLGWAVIDPGPLSRRTALAQQGRAALGMAIGLALVLFVSGLIEGFVTPSGLPTWARITIGIAAELAFLAYVYILGGRAARAGDTGDLAAVERSAELPTAA; this is translated from the coding sequence ATGGACCTCGACGTCTTCGTCACCGCCCACCGCACGGAGTGGGACCGCCTGGAACACCTCCTGCGCCGAGGGCGCCGCCTCACGGGTGCGGAAGCGGACGAACTGGTCGTCCTCTACCAGCGCACGGCGACGCACCTCTCGCTGATCCAGTCGAGCAGCTCCGACCCGCTCCTCACCGGACGCCTCACGCAGCTCGTGGCGCGCGCCCGGTCGACCGTGACGGGCACCCGCAAGGCCTCCTGGCGGGACGCGGCCCGGTTCCTCACCACGGGATTCCCGGCAGCCGTCTACCGCTCGCGCCACTGGTGGGTGCCCACGGCGGTGCTCTCGACCGTGGTGGCAGCACTGCTGGGCTGGTGGATCGGTACGCACCCCGAGGTGCAGGCCGCGATCGCGGCGCCGGAAGACCTGCGCGCGATGACCCGGCCGGGCGGAGAGTACGAGACCTACTACTCCAGCCATCCCGCGGCGTCGTTCGCCGCACAGGTATGGACGAACAACGCGCAGGCAGCGGCCCTGTGCCTGGTCCTGGGGGCGTTCCTCTGCATACCGGTGATCTGGATCCTCTTCCTCAACATGCTGAACCTCGGCGTCGGCATAGGCCTCATGTCCTCCGCGGGCCGGCTCGACGTCTTCCTCGGCCTCGTGCTGCCCCACGGCCTGCTCGAACTGACCGCGGTGTTCGTGGCCGCGGGCACGGGACTACGCCTCGGCTGGGCGGTGATCGACCCGGGCCCCCTGTCACGCCGGACCGCTCTGGCTCAGCAGGGCCGCGCCGCACTGGGCATGGCCATCGGCCTGGCCCTGGTCCTGTTCGTCTCCGGGCTCATCGAGGGCTTCGTGACCCCGTCCGGTCTCCCGACCTGGGCCAGGATCACCATCGGCATCGCCGCTGAGCTGGCCTTTCTTGCGTACGTCTACATCCTGGGCGGACGCGCGGCACGCGCCGGCGACACGGGCGACCTCGCAGCGGTCGAACGCAGCGCCGAACTTCCCACCGCAGCCTGA
- a CDS encoding MoxR family ATPase → MSAPTPEPAEPSAPAASPAISAAPEPSDSARASLEALRSEIAKAVVGQDPAVTGLVVALLCRGHVLLEGVPGVAKTLLVRALAASLELETKRVQFTPDLMPSDVTGSLVYDARTAEFSFQPGPVFTNLLIADEINRTPPKTQSSLLEAMEERQVTVDGTPRPLPEPFLVAATQNPVEYEGTYPLPEAQLDRFLLKLTVPLPSRQDEIDVLSRHASGFNPRDLQAAGVQPVAGPADLEAARDAVARTTVSPEIAGYVVDICRATRDSPSLALGVSPRGATALLSTARAWAWLTGRDYVIPDDVKALALPTLRHRVQLRPEAEMEGVTSDSVIASVLAHVPVPR, encoded by the coding sequence ATGAGCGCCCCGACCCCCGAGCCGGCCGAGCCCTCGGCGCCTGCGGCATCCCCTGCGATATCCGCGGCCCCGGAGCCGTCCGACAGCGCCCGCGCCTCCTTGGAAGCCCTGCGCTCCGAGATCGCCAAGGCCGTGGTCGGGCAGGACCCCGCTGTCACCGGACTCGTCGTCGCCCTGCTCTGCCGAGGTCACGTACTCCTCGAAGGCGTGCCGGGAGTGGCCAAGACGCTGCTGGTCCGTGCGCTCGCCGCCTCCCTCGAACTGGAGACCAAGCGCGTCCAGTTCACCCCCGACCTGATGCCCAGCGACGTCACGGGTTCACTGGTCTACGACGCACGCACCGCCGAGTTCTCCTTCCAGCCCGGACCGGTCTTCACGAATCTGCTGATCGCCGACGAGATCAACCGCACCCCTCCCAAGACCCAGTCATCCCTTCTTGAGGCGATGGAGGAGCGGCAGGTCACCGTCGACGGCACGCCGCGTCCCCTGCCCGAACCGTTCCTCGTCGCCGCGACCCAGAATCCCGTCGAATACGAAGGCACCTACCCCCTCCCCGAAGCCCAGCTGGACCGATTCCTGCTCAAACTGACAGTTCCGCTGCCCTCACGGCAGGACGAGATCGATGTCCTCTCCCGTCACGCCTCCGGCTTCAACCCTCGCGACCTTCAGGCCGCCGGAGTACAGCCCGTCGCCGGACCCGCCGATCTGGAAGCAGCACGTGACGCCGTCGCCAGGACGACCGTCTCCCCCGAGATCGCCGGCTATGTCGTGGATATCTGCCGTGCCACGCGTGATTCCCCCTCGCTCGCCCTCGGTGTCTCGCCCCGAGGGGCCACAGCACTGCTGTCGACCGCCCGCGCCTGGGCCTGGCTGACCGGCCGGGACTATGTCATCCCGGACGATGTGAAGGCATTGGCGCTCCCCACGCTCCGCCATCGCGTCCAACTGCGGCCCGAGGCGGAAATGGAAGGAGTCACTTCCGACTCCGTCATCGCCTCAGTGCTCGCCCACGTGCCCGTACCCCGATGA
- a CDS encoding DUF4350 domain-containing protein, with product MTTATTSSPTSTAPSPGQVWTRARGILAVVLILVVAGVTFAAARSGANHGQLDPRSADPKGSRAVAELLKARGVSVTVATTLDEATAATGPDTTLLVAGPNLLTRSQQLRLEDATSASAGRTLLVAPGREATPRLAPGIRAESHEAVSALAPACDLPAARRAGTADLGGTRYTTQTPTAVACYPSAGLPSLVSLPTEAGGNTVVLGSPDILHNERLDQQGNASLALQLLGSRPHLVWYLPSLTDPSATTDDSTPGDGDEEQSEGGVRDDAPDESSFLDLIPSGWLWGTLQLALAAVLAAVWRARRLGPLVTERLPVAIRASESAEGRSLLYRKANARDRAADALRAASRTRLASLAGVPASDAHTPDALLTAVSARVTAPDRDLNALLFGSAPSTDAALVLLADQLDALEREVRTS from the coding sequence ATGACCACGGCGACCACCTCTTCGCCCACCTCGACCGCGCCCTCCCCCGGCCAGGTCTGGACCCGCGCCCGAGGCATTCTGGCCGTCGTCCTCATCCTCGTCGTCGCGGGCGTCACGTTCGCAGCCGCCCGCTCCGGCGCGAACCACGGGCAGCTCGACCCCCGCTCCGCGGACCCCAAGGGCAGTCGTGCCGTGGCCGAACTCCTCAAGGCACGCGGCGTATCCGTCACCGTCGCCACCACTCTCGACGAGGCCACCGCCGCGACCGGCCCCGACACCACGCTCCTGGTCGCCGGCCCCAACCTCCTGACCCGGTCGCAGCAGCTCCGGCTGGAAGACGCGACGTCCGCCTCCGCGGGGCGCACTCTTCTGGTCGCCCCAGGGCGGGAGGCCACGCCACGCCTCGCCCCCGGCATCCGCGCCGAGTCGCACGAGGCTGTCAGTGCACTCGCCCCTGCGTGCGACCTCCCCGCCGCCCGGCGGGCCGGCACAGCGGACCTGGGCGGCACCCGCTACACGACGCAGACCCCCACCGCCGTCGCCTGCTACCCGAGCGCGGGCCTCCCCAGTCTGGTCTCCCTCCCAACCGAAGCGGGCGGCAACACCGTCGTCCTCGGCTCCCCGGACATCCTTCACAACGAACGTCTCGATCAGCAGGGCAACGCCTCGCTCGCCCTGCAGCTCCTCGGCTCGCGTCCTCATCTCGTCTGGTACCTCCCTTCCCTCACCGATCCATCCGCGACAACCGATGACAGCACCCCCGGCGATGGCGACGAAGAGCAGTCGGAAGGCGGTGTCAGGGACGACGCGCCCGACGAAAGCAGCTTCCTCGACCTCATCCCGTCCGGCTGGCTGTGGGGAACACTGCAACTCGCCCTCGCCGCAGTCCTCGCCGCCGTCTGGCGCGCACGCCGACTCGGTCCCCTGGTGACGGAACGACTGCCGGTGGCCATCCGCGCCTCCGAATCCGCCGAAGGCCGGTCGCTCCTCTACCGCAAGGCCAACGCCCGTGACCGCGCCGCCGACGCCCTGCGAGCCGCCAGCCGTACGCGTCTCGCCTCCCTTGCCGGGGTGCCCGCCAGTGACGCGCACACCCCCGATGCCCTACTCACCGCAGTGTCCGCACGGGTCACCGCCCCGGACCGCGACCTGAACGCACTGCTCTTCGGTTCGGCTCCTTCCACCGACGCCGCCCTGGTCCTCCTCGCCGATCAACTCGACGCCCTCGAAAGAGAGGTACGCACTTCATGA
- a CDS encoding DUF58 domain-containing protein — protein sequence MALTGRTALLAALGSLPVGILAPSWTGMLAVNAPLSLAILCDYALAAPVRTLRFTRSGDTNVRLGDAAEVELTVTNTSRRRLRAQLRDAWPPSSWVSGTEHGASRHTLKIPAGEQRRLVTALRPTRRGDRQAERITVRSYGPLGLAARQGQHRAPWTVRVLPPFTSRKHLPSRLARLRELDGRTSVLTRGEGTEFDSLRAYVPGDDTRSIDWRATARQSAVAVRTWRPERDRHILIVLDTGRTSAGRVGDVPRLDASMDATLLLTALATRAGDRVSLLAYDRQVRARVQGRTASGDFLANVINTLATLEPELVETDARGLSNAALTDAPRGSLIVLLTTLEAAPIEEGLLPMLPQLTQRHTVLVAAVSDPRIEDMADGRGNVGSVYDAAAAGQAQADRRRTADRLRRHGVVVVDATPDNLAPALADAYLALKAAGRL from the coding sequence ATGGCCCTCACCGGACGTACCGCGCTGCTGGCCGCCCTGGGGTCACTCCCCGTAGGCATCCTCGCTCCCAGCTGGACCGGGATGCTGGCAGTCAATGCACCGCTCTCACTGGCAATTCTGTGCGACTACGCCCTCGCAGCGCCAGTGCGTACGCTTCGATTCACTCGATCCGGCGATACAAATGTTCGACTCGGTGACGCGGCCGAAGTGGAACTGACGGTGACCAACACCTCGCGTCGGCGTCTGCGCGCCCAGCTGCGGGACGCCTGGCCCCCCAGCAGCTGGGTATCGGGCACCGAACACGGCGCTTCCCGTCACACGCTGAAGATCCCCGCCGGGGAGCAGCGGCGCCTGGTCACCGCTCTGCGCCCGACGCGTCGCGGCGACCGGCAGGCGGAACGCATCACGGTCCGCTCGTACGGCCCGCTCGGCCTGGCCGCACGCCAAGGGCAGCATCGGGCCCCCTGGACGGTGCGGGTTCTGCCGCCGTTCACCAGCCGCAAGCACTTGCCCTCCCGACTCGCCCGGCTCAGGGAGCTGGACGGTCGCACCAGCGTTCTGACACGTGGTGAGGGCACGGAGTTCGACAGTCTGCGGGCGTACGTGCCCGGAGACGACACACGTTCCATCGACTGGCGGGCCACCGCGCGCCAGTCGGCCGTGGCAGTCCGGACATGGCGCCCCGAGCGTGACCGGCACATCCTGATCGTTCTCGACACCGGGCGAACGTCGGCGGGCCGGGTCGGCGACGTCCCCCGCCTGGACGCCTCGATGGATGCCACGCTTCTTCTGACCGCGCTCGCCACGCGGGCGGGCGACCGGGTCAGCCTGCTCGCCTACGACCGTCAGGTCCGCGCTCGCGTCCAAGGACGAACGGCCTCGGGTGATTTCCTGGCCAACGTCATCAACACGCTGGCGACACTGGAACCCGAGCTCGTCGAGACGGACGCACGCGGCCTGAGCAATGCCGCCCTGACCGACGCACCGCGCGGTTCTCTGATCGTCCTGCTCACAACGCTGGAGGCCGCCCCCATCGAGGAGGGGCTTCTGCCGATGCTGCCTCAGCTCACCCAGCGCCACACCGTGCTCGTGGCCGCGGTCTCCGATCCCCGGATCGAGGACATGGCCGACGGACGAGGGAACGTGGGCTCGGTGTACGACGCGGCTGCCGCCGGCCAGGCCCAGGCGGACCGTCGCCGCACGGCCGACCGGCTTCGGCGCCATGGCGTCGTCGTGGTGGACGCCACCCCGGACAATCTCGCTCCCGCGCTGGCCGATGCGTATTTGGCTCTGAAGGCCGCAGGTCGTCTCTGA
- the mtrA gene encoding two-component system response regulator MtrA, with protein MMSIMKGRVLVVDDDTALAEMLGIVLRGEGFEPSFVADGDKALAAFREAKPDLVLLDLMLPGRDGIEVCRLIRAESGVPIVMLTAKSDTVDVVVGLESGADDYIVKPFKPKELVARIRARLRRSEEPAPEQLTIGDLVIDVAGHSVKREGQSIALTPLEFDLLVALARKPWQVFTREVLLEQVWGYRHAADTRLVNVHVQRLRSKVEKDPERPEIVVTVRGVGYKAGPS; from the coding sequence ATGATGTCGATTATGAAGGGACGCGTCCTTGTCGTCGACGACGACACCGCACTGGCCGAGATGCTCGGGATCGTGCTGCGTGGAGAAGGTTTCGAGCCGTCGTTCGTAGCGGACGGCGACAAGGCACTGGCCGCATTTCGTGAGGCCAAGCCGGACCTGGTGCTGCTCGACCTCATGCTGCCCGGGAGGGACGGCATCGAGGTGTGCAGGCTGATCAGGGCCGAGTCCGGTGTGCCGATCGTCATGCTCACTGCCAAGAGCGACACGGTCGATGTCGTGGTCGGCCTGGAATCAGGTGCCGACGACTACATCGTCAAGCCGTTCAAACCGAAGGAGTTGGTCGCCCGGATCAGGGCACGTCTGCGGCGGTCCGAAGAGCCCGCGCCGGAGCAGCTGACCATCGGTGACCTGGTCATCGACGTGGCCGGCCACTCCGTGAAGCGGGAGGGGCAGTCCATCGCCCTGACTCCGCTGGAGTTCGACCTGCTGGTCGCGCTCGCCCGCAAGCCGTGGCAGGTCTTCACCCGTGAGGTCCTGCTGGAACAGGTGTGGGGTTACCGCCACGCGGCCGACACCCGTCTGGTGAATGTTCATGTCCAGCGTCTGCGTTCCAAGGTCGAGAAGGACCCGGAGCGGCCGGAGATCGTGGTGACGGTCCGAGGCGTCGGCTACAAGGCCGGACCGAGCTGA